The Armatimonadota bacterium DNA window TCACCAGCACCAAGATGGAAAGGACGGTGGTCATTAAGATCGTTCGTCGTGTCCAACACCCGCTGTATGGCAAGACCGTTCTTCGAACTGAGAAGTTCAAGGCGCACGTCGACGAGTCGATCCTCTCCGGCCCAATTGATGAAGGCGATACCGTGGAAATCATGGAATCACGCCCACTCAGCCGAGAGAAGAACTGGCGCGTCATTCGCATCATCGAAAAGGTGAAGTAAACACCTCGATCAACATTTTTGGCTGGGATTCCATGATGGAAACCCAGTCAGCATAACTGGAAAATAAGTAAGGAGTATTAGCAATGATTCAGCAATTTTCTAGGCTGAAGGTTGCCGACAACAGCGGCGCACGAGAAGTCATGTGTATTCGAGTGCTCAAGGGGTCGCAACCGAGATATGGTGGAGTAGGCGATGTCATCGTGGCATCGGTTAAGTCCGCCACGCCAAACATGCCCATCAAGAAGGGTGATGTCATCAAGGCCGTGATCGTTCGATCAAAGAAGGCTATCCGTCGCGCAGACGGCAGCACACTTCGATTCGACGAGAACGCCTGCGTCGTCATCAACCCAGCCAACCTCGAACCACGCGGTACACGTATCTTCGGCCCCGTCGCTCGCGAACTTCGCGATTCGAACTTCATGAAGATCGTCTCCCTCGCACCGGAGGTGCTCTAAATCCATGCCAACTTTCGCTGAACTCAAAGCGGCTACCAAGCCTGTAAAGCTCAAGATCCGAAAGGGTGATCAAGTCATGATCATCGCTGGCAAAGACAAGGGCCAAACCGGAACCGTCGTTGCTGTCAGCCCAAAGGAAATGAAAGTGCTCGTCGCACAGCCA harbors:
- the rpsQ gene encoding 30S ribosomal protein S17; this translates as MAKKDEKKAQVEATVEPRGRRKTRIGVVTSTKMERTVVIKIVRRVQHPLYGKTVLRTEKFKAHVDESILSGPIDEGDTVEIMESRPLSREKNWRVIRIIEKVK
- the rplN gene encoding 50S ribosomal protein L14: MIQQFSRLKVADNSGAREVMCIRVLKGSQPRYGGVGDVIVASVKSATPNMPIKKGDVIKAVIVRSKKAIRRADGSTLRFDENACVVINPANLEPRGTRIFGPVARELRDSNFMKIVSLAPEVL